The following are encoded in a window of Saccharothrix longispora genomic DNA:
- a CDS encoding LysR family transcriptional regulator: MPELELRHLRAVCAIADEGSLTKAAARLGLTQPAMSAQLRTVERIVGGRLFDRTPAGSSPTDLGRQVVGTARLVLDEVDQLVSLARERTRGATPGPLLVGGVPTLFFGRFVEELRRAIPCSEVRTEITRGPSDLLELLVSGRVQLGVFDRFEGLERRETRGLEVRRLVSEPQFVALPETDPLGEQDEVDLAQLVDRDWVSPPDELLGNRIAIFTACSAAGFTPRFTHHVNEASTARGLVANGAVSFALPQSRSGDGIVVRPLRGAPLMVDLMLATRREGPAAGRAHDVFAAAARAYRALLPRNPRYARWWEEHPEAHREIDAALALERPAGD; encoded by the coding sequence ATGCCCGAGCTCGAACTGCGCCACCTCAGGGCGGTCTGCGCGATCGCCGACGAGGGCAGCCTCACGAAGGCGGCGGCCCGCCTGGGCCTCACCCAGCCCGCGATGAGCGCCCAGCTGCGGACCGTGGAGCGGATCGTCGGCGGCCGGTTGTTCGACCGCACCCCCGCCGGGTCGTCGCCCACGGACCTGGGCAGGCAGGTCGTCGGCACGGCCCGGCTGGTGCTGGACGAGGTCGACCAGCTGGTGTCGCTGGCGCGCGAGCGCACCCGGGGCGCCACGCCCGGACCGCTGCTCGTCGGCGGCGTGCCCACGCTGTTCTTCGGCCGCTTCGTGGAGGAGCTGCGGCGCGCGATCCCCTGCTCGGAGGTCCGCACCGAGATCACCCGGGGCCCCTCGGACCTGCTGGAGCTGCTGGTGTCCGGTCGGGTCCAGCTCGGCGTGTTCGACCGGTTCGAGGGGTTGGAGCGGCGGGAGACGCGCGGCCTGGAGGTCCGGCGGCTGGTCAGCGAGCCGCAGTTCGTGGCGCTGCCGGAGACGGACCCGCTCGGCGAGCAGGACGAGGTGGACCTGGCGCAGCTCGTCGACCGCGACTGGGTGTCCCCGCCGGACGAGCTGCTCGGCAACCGCATCGCGATCTTCACGGCGTGCTCGGCGGCCGGGTTCACGCCCCGGTTCACCCACCACGTGAACGAGGCGAGCACCGCGCGCGGCCTGGTGGCCAACGGCGCGGTGTCGTTCGCGCTGCCGCAGTCCCGCAGCGGCGACGGCATCGTCGTCCGGCCCCTGCGCGGCGCCCCGCTGATGGTGGACCTGATGCTCGCGACGCGGCGGGAGGGACCGGCCGCCGGGCGGGCGCACGACGTGTTCGCCGCCGCCGCGCGGGCGTACCGGGCGCTGCTGCCCCGCAACCCGCGTTACGCGAGGTGGTGGGAGGAGCACCCCGAGGCGCACCGCGAGATCGACGCCGCCCTCGCCCTGGAGCGCCCCGCCGGCGACTGA
- a CDS encoding nitroreductase family deazaflavin-dependent oxidoreductase gives MSVVDSPVDWVKQHIQRYVETNGAEGHEWRPGVFTLLLTTTGRKSGRSRRTALIYQPHGDAYVVVASQGGAPDHPAWFKNLVEDDSVEVQVAADKFRARARVATPEERPALWALMTEVWPAYDEYAAKTDREIPLVVLERA, from the coding sequence ATGTCAGTAGTGGACAGCCCCGTCGACTGGGTGAAGCAGCACATCCAGCGCTACGTCGAGACGAACGGCGCCGAGGGCCACGAGTGGCGGCCGGGCGTCTTCACCCTCCTGCTCACCACGACCGGCCGGAAGTCCGGCCGGTCGCGCCGCACCGCGCTGATCTACCAGCCGCACGGCGACGCGTACGTGGTGGTCGCCTCCCAGGGCGGTGCGCCCGACCACCCCGCCTGGTTCAAGAACCTCGTCGAGGACGACTCGGTCGAGGTCCAGGTCGCGGCGGACAAGTTCCGGGCGCGGGCACGGGTGGCGACCCCCGAGGAGCGGCCCGCGCTGTGGGCGCTCATGACCGAGGTGTGGCCGGCCTACGACGAGTACGCCGCCAAGACCGACCGCGAGATCCCGCTCGTCGTGCTGGAACGCGCCTAG
- a CDS encoding PhzF family phenazine biosynthesis protein gives MTTATPGTRRAEPAILRYSAFSSDPAGGNPAGVVLDATGLDDAAMLRIAAAIGYSETAFAVPRDTAGEYDVRYFSPLVEVPFCGHATVATAVALGRTGTLRFHTAAGPVEIDTDGVTATLTSVPTSSEPASDEDVAAALAALRWDAADLDPRYPAHWAFGGARHLVVAVRDRARLAALDYDFDALGDLLRARGAVTAHLVHQRDEDTFDARDPFPVGGVVEDAATGAAAAAFGGYLRLLGLVTAPRVLTVHQGVDMGRPSTLTVRVSPDDPRVAVTGAAVEIPPVEIPPVEIPPVETPAETAGREV, from the coding sequence ATGACCACCGCGACACCCGGCACCCGGCGGGCCGAACCCGCCATCCTCCGCTACAGCGCGTTCAGCAGCGACCCGGCGGGCGGCAACCCCGCCGGTGTGGTGCTCGACGCCACCGGTCTCGACGACGCCGCGATGCTCCGGATCGCCGCCGCGATCGGCTACTCCGAGACCGCCTTCGCCGTCCCCCGCGACACCGCCGGCGAGTACGACGTGCGCTATTTCAGCCCGCTGGTGGAGGTCCCGTTCTGCGGCCACGCCACGGTCGCCACCGCGGTCGCCCTCGGCCGCACCGGCACGCTGCGCTTCCACACCGCGGCCGGTCCGGTGGAGATCGACACCGACGGCGTCACGGCGACCCTGACCAGCGTCCCCACGTCGTCCGAACCCGCCTCCGACGAGGACGTCGCCGCCGCACTCGCGGCGCTGCGCTGGGACGCCGCCGACCTGGACCCGCGCTACCCCGCGCACTGGGCGTTCGGCGGCGCGCGGCACCTCGTGGTCGCGGTGCGCGACCGGGCTCGGTTGGCCGCGCTCGACTACGACTTCGACGCCCTGGGCGACCTGCTGCGGGCGCGCGGCGCCGTCACCGCGCACCTGGTGCACCAGCGCGACGAGGACACCTTCGACGCCCGCGACCCGTTCCCGGTCGGCGGGGTCGTCGAGGACGCCGCCACCGGGGCGGCGGCCGCGGCGTTCGGCGGTTACCTGCGCCTGCTGGGCCTGGTGACCGCGCCGCGCGTGCTGACCGTCCACCAGGGCGTGGACATGGGCCGGCCGAGCACGCTGACCGTGCGCGTCTCCCCGGACGACCCGCGGGTCGCGGTGACCGGCGCGGCGGTGGAGATCCCGCCGGTGGAGATCCCGCCGGTGGAAATCCCGCCGGTGGAGACCCCGGCGGAGACCGCGGGCCGGGAGGTCTAG
- a CDS encoding LysR family transcriptional regulator, which produces MDTRLLRTLLVLARTSSFTATAAELHLVQSTVTSQVKALERHLGARLFDRLPTGARLTEAGRQAVEHAREVLTAEQRLRDAVRGGTAVEGDVRLAAPESVCAYRLPQRVADVAMRYPGIRVHLSPAGTRQALAGVRDGTLDLALVLEDTVVAPGLKVTAVGVEPVELVSAPGVVLDDRYFLLEEGCSYSDRFVRELSAASSVTRFGSIEAVRSCVVAGLGWAVLPRVAVAEHLDAGTLHRVRELPDSTLFLVTDPRRTPSSAVRAVITATT; this is translated from the coding sequence GTGGACACCCGCCTCCTGCGCACCCTCCTGGTGCTCGCGCGCACGAGCAGCTTCACCGCCACCGCGGCCGAGCTGCACCTCGTGCAATCCACGGTGACCAGCCAGGTCAAGGCGCTGGAGCGGCACCTCGGCGCGCGGCTGTTCGACCGCCTGCCCACCGGGGCCCGGCTGACCGAGGCCGGTCGGCAGGCCGTCGAGCACGCGCGGGAGGTGCTGACGGCCGAGCAGCGGCTGCGGGACGCGGTGCGCGGCGGCACCGCCGTGGAGGGGGACGTGCGGCTGGCCGCGCCGGAGTCCGTGTGCGCCTACCGGCTGCCCCAGCGGGTGGCCGACGTGGCGATGCGCTACCCCGGCATCCGCGTGCACCTGTCGCCCGCCGGGACCAGGCAGGCGCTCGCCGGCGTCCGCGACGGCACGCTCGACCTCGCCCTGGTGCTGGAGGACACCGTCGTCGCGCCGGGGCTGAAGGTGACGGCGGTCGGCGTCGAGCCGGTCGAGCTGGTGTCCGCGCCGGGTGTCGTCCTCGATGACCGGTACTTCCTGCTGGAGGAGGGCTGCTCCTACAGCGACCGGTTCGTGCGCGAGCTGTCGGCGGCGTCGAGCGTCACCCGGTTCGGCAGCATCGAGGCCGTCCGCTCGTGCGTGGTGGCGGGCCTGGGCTGGGCCGTGCTGCCCCGCGTGGCGGTCGCCGAGCACCTGGACGCGGGCACCCTCCACCGGGTGCGCGAACTCCCCGACAGCACCCTCTTCCTGGTCACCGACCCCCGCCGCACCCCCTCGTCCGCCGTCCGGGCCGTGATCACCGCGACGACCTGA
- a CDS encoding dynamin family protein, with protein MSAPWLDVLDDTIRACAAHNRPDLAERLREKRTRQLDPKLRVLVMGEPKQGKSQLVNAMVNAPVCAVGDDVTTPVPTFVQHAETPSAALVRGATIANTPTERIPVPLDELGSAAQDLGGDVVRAEVGIPRALLGSGLVLIDTPGVGDLRPAHTASTFAALLQADAVLMVSDATAELTASEVELLKQVMTSCPNVTVVLTKIDISPQWRRVVERNRAHLTRAGVAVKIVPVSAALRLRAARTGDKALNAESGFPELLACVQQDIVAAADVLARRSVAVTAASAIKQLVAPIREELSAQGSRRAEDTLAALNEAQRRIDELRRRSARWQTVLADEMADLVSDIEHDLRDRTRRILREVERTFETADPVLGWEKFEEWLEDNLTEAATANFAWLLERSEWVAGKVARSFPVPRDDLLPESLFPDDVLDRVSPMDKPLIERFTLAQKAFTGLKGSYGGVLMLGLATSLAGMPLINAISLGAGALFGGKSIVDEGDQRLRRRQAAAKAAAARHVDDFFIKFSKDCRDAARLVQRNLRNHFSTLAEEMQETLLESARSARRAVQDDTSERERRNREAKRELDALVALYQRVQALAGGQAPQLGISA; from the coding sequence ATGTCCGCGCCCTGGCTCGACGTGCTCGACGACACGATCCGGGCCTGCGCCGCGCACAACCGGCCCGACCTGGCGGAGCGGTTGCGCGAGAAGCGCACCCGCCAGCTCGACCCGAAGCTCCGGGTGCTCGTCATGGGCGAGCCGAAGCAGGGCAAGAGCCAACTGGTCAACGCCATGGTGAACGCCCCGGTGTGCGCGGTCGGCGACGACGTCACGACCCCCGTGCCCACGTTCGTGCAGCACGCGGAGACGCCGTCGGCGGCGCTCGTGCGGGGCGCGACCATCGCGAACACGCCCACCGAGCGCATCCCCGTGCCGCTGGACGAGCTGGGCAGCGCCGCGCAGGACCTCGGCGGCGACGTGGTGCGCGCCGAGGTCGGCATCCCGCGCGCGCTGCTCGGCTCCGGCCTCGTGCTGATCGACACCCCCGGTGTCGGCGACCTGCGGCCCGCGCACACCGCCAGCACGTTCGCCGCCCTGCTCCAGGCCGACGCGGTGCTCATGGTGTCCGACGCGACGGCCGAGCTGACCGCGTCCGAGGTGGAGCTGCTCAAGCAGGTCATGACGTCGTGCCCGAACGTCACCGTGGTGCTGACCAAGATCGACATCTCGCCGCAGTGGCGACGGGTCGTCGAGCGCAACCGGGCGCACCTGACGCGCGCGGGCGTGGCCGTGAAGATCGTCCCGGTGTCGGCCGCGCTGCGGCTGCGCGCCGCCAGGACCGGCGACAAGGCGCTGAACGCCGAGTCCGGGTTCCCCGAGCTGCTGGCGTGCGTGCAGCAGGACATCGTGGCCGCCGCCGACGTGCTGGCCCGCCGCTCGGTCGCGGTCACCGCCGCGTCCGCGATCAAGCAGCTCGTCGCACCGATCCGCGAGGAGCTGTCCGCCCAGGGGTCGCGCCGCGCCGAGGACACCCTGGCCGCGCTGAACGAGGCGCAGCGCCGCATCGACGAGCTGCGCCGCCGGTCCGCGCGCTGGCAGACCGTGCTGGCCGACGAGATGGCCGACCTGGTGTCGGACATCGAGCACGACCTGCGCGACCGGACCCGGCGCATCCTGCGCGAGGTCGAGCGGACGTTCGAGACGGCGGACCCGGTGCTGGGCTGGGAGAAGTTCGAGGAGTGGCTGGAGGACAACCTCACCGAGGCCGCCACCGCGAACTTCGCCTGGCTGCTGGAGCGCTCCGAGTGGGTGGCCGGGAAGGTGGCCAGGAGCTTCCCCGTGCCGCGCGACGACCTGCTGCCCGAGTCGCTGTTCCCGGACGACGTGCTCGACCGCGTGTCGCCGATGGACAAGCCGCTGATCGAGAGGTTCACGCTGGCGCAGAAGGCGTTCACCGGCCTGAAGGGCTCGTACGGCGGCGTGCTGATGCTCGGCCTGGCCACCAGCCTCGCCGGGATGCCGCTGATCAACGCCATCTCGCTGGGCGCGGGCGCGCTGTTCGGCGGCAAGTCCATCGTGGACGAGGGCGACCAGCGGCTGCGCCGCCGCCAGGCCGCCGCGAAGGCCGCCGCCGCCCGGCACGTCGACGACTTCTTCATCAAGTTCAGCAAGGACTGCCGCGACGCGGCCCGGCTCGTGCAGCGCAACCTGCGCAACCACTTCTCCACGCTAGCCGAGGAGATGCAGGAGACGCTGCTCGAATCGGCCCGCAGCGCGCGCCGCGCCGTGCAGGACGACACGTCCGAGCGGGAGCGCCGCAACCGCGAGGCCAAGCGCGAACTGGACGCCCTCGTCGCCCTCTACCAGCGCGTGCAGGCGCTGGCCGGGGGGCAGGCCCCGCAACTGGGCATCAGCGCATGA
- a CDS encoding IniB N-terminal domain-containing protein — protein MGTSPTTLHDFVLDLLSDPTALADFQADAAGTLAKAGLGDISALDVQEVIPLVLDYVPTGSLPALDGSLLEDLPLDLADAGHAGAIFRLKAVTDQIALSGATGAGDVKAAVAGTLSADAGGLTVFGGVSSWDLLDASGSAKLTVEGDFSAVNDVTGTLDGTPHTAHGQVSDLTSTATGGLDGAVATAGGVTGSLPGADGLTSTAFGSLDTLHGVLGDVTGGLTSTLPAGDLGRGLDLDVSGRGLGQHHTVEDDAPLAAVTDTVGAVAHTAGVDGVVTNVTGTVTGAVGGLDLPVVDSLGVDDLLF, from the coding sequence ATGGGCACCAGCCCCACCACGCTGCACGACTTCGTCCTCGACCTGCTGAGCGACCCGACCGCCCTCGCCGACTTCCAGGCCGACGCGGCGGGCACCCTGGCGAAGGCGGGCCTGGGCGACATCAGCGCGCTGGACGTGCAGGAAGTCATCCCGCTGGTCCTCGACTACGTGCCGACCGGGAGCCTGCCCGCTCTCGACGGCTCGCTGCTGGAGGACCTGCCGCTGGACCTGGCCGACGCCGGGCACGCGGGCGCCATCTTCCGGCTCAAGGCCGTCACCGACCAGATCGCGCTGTCGGGCGCGACCGGCGCCGGTGACGTGAAGGCCGCCGTGGCGGGCACGCTCAGCGCGGACGCCGGCGGCCTCACCGTGTTCGGCGGCGTGTCGAGCTGGGACCTGCTCGACGCCTCCGGCTCGGCCAAGCTGACGGTGGAGGGTGACTTCTCCGCGGTGAACGACGTGACCGGCACCCTGGACGGCACGCCGCACACCGCCCACGGTCAGGTCTCCGACCTGACCTCCACGGCGACGGGCGGCCTCGACGGCGCCGTCGCCACCGCGGGTGGGGTCACCGGCTCGCTGCCCGGCGCGGACGGCCTGACCAGCACCGCGTTCGGCTCGCTCGACACGCTGCACGGCGTGCTCGGCGACGTGACCGGTGGCCTCACCAGCACCCTGCCCGCGGGCGACCTCGGCCGGGGCCTCGACCTGGACGTCTCCGGCCGGGGCCTGGGGCAGCACCACACCGTCGAGGACGACGCCCCGCTCGCGGCCGTCACCGACACGGTGGGCGCCGTCGCGCACACCGCCGGTGTCGACGGCGTCGTGACCAACGTCACCGGCACGGTCACCGGCGCGGTGGGCGGCCTCGACCTGCCGGTCGTGGACTCCCTCGGCGTGGACGACCTGCTGTTCTGA